The genomic stretch CCGTCGAATTCGATATCAACCAAGGCAAGACGCCGAAGGAAGACCGCGATCTGGCGATCATCACCCACGAACGCGCCAGCAATATTTTCAATCCCGTCGGCAGCCCCAAAAGCTTTGGTCCCCACAGCACCAACGAGGGCTACGTGCCCGACGCCTCGGGCTACCCGGTGCCGGCCAAGGGCATCGACCGCCTCCCGCTCGAAACCGGCGACGTGGTTTTAGTCCTGCCCGACGGCACCAGCAAGAACCTCAAGGACCCCCAAGTCCTGATCGACCTGATCGAAGGCAAGGAAGGCGCGGACGAGATCATCAAGACCATCGATGCCTGGGTCGGGCAGCGGATGAAAAAGGCGAACGAGGTCGACGAAACCTACGAAAAAGGCACCTATCCCCGCGATCGGCGGCAGGGTGTGTTTGTCGACGGCGTCCAGCGTTTCGTGGATTCCAACGGGAACGTCTTCGAGGCGCCCCAAGGCGGCAAGGCCATCGACCATCTTGAGGCCGACAACTGGAGCGGCGTGGCTTATGTCCATAATCCCAAGGCTGAGTCGAAGCCCAAGGCCGATTCCGACCCCGGGATCCAGCCGCCCTCGAACAACAGTCGGACGGACGACGACACGACCCAGATTTTCCGGAAACCTGAGTAATTTCCCTTTGGGTCAGACAACTTTTGCGGTGGCGGAGCGATAAGCTTTCAAACCCAACCGGCGCCTTGAAACCCTTTAATTTCGCGGCTTTGCCGGTTTAGACGACATTATTATTGTGAAAAGGGGCCGGCGAGCTTTCGTCATTCGCCTTAGCCTCGTGAAAGAACCTCGCCGGGGGGCGCGGTATCCTTTGAAATGAGTAAGCACGGGGGCACGTTCCATTTATCCGGGGAGACCCGCGATCTTTTGAGGGAGAATCAGGCCTTTTTTAAGGAAGTCCTCGATCTTTTCGATCCCCAGGACCCTGAGAAAATCCCTCTGAAGTTCAAAAGCGGCGATCCCGAGTCGCGTTCCGAGGCGGTGGTCCATCCGAACGGAGAGGTCGAAGTGTCCTTCGTCATCCCGTTGGACAGCGACGCCGACCCGGAAAACGGCCGGGTCTACCTCCGCGACACCTTCGTCTTCGACTCCTCCGAAAAGAAGCTGAAATCCTACCAGCGGGCTTTCGACTATAACGGCAAGGGCGAGGGGAATTGGGCCGCTTGGCTGGAGAAGTACCGCGAGACCTTGAAGCAGCCCCGCGGCATCGACGACAAGACCGTTCAGGACTTCGCCTTCAGCGCCGGCACTTCTTTCGGCCGGGCGCTCACCGACGCCGACGGCAAGACCTTGGAGGATTTCGCCAAGGCCTACAAGCGCGAGCATGAATATCTCGATCTCAACCATCACATGGTCGAGGTCAATTGGCAGGACCTCAATTATAAGCTCAAGGACAAGGCCAATCACTACACGCTGGTGCGCAAGGACGGCCAGATCCACATCACTTTCAACATGACCATCGACGGCGACGACGATCCCGCCAACGGCCGCTTGATCTTGAGCGACACGATCAGCGTCGATGAAAAGACTTGGAAGCTGACGAATTTCACCCGCCAATGGAAGCCGGCTCATGAGCTGGCCGATTCCGAAGAATGGAAGGCCGCCGCCGAGCGGATGAACCAAATTTGGGCCGAGACGCCGGCCGACGAGAAGGCGAAAGTGGCCGAGAAGGGCCAGGCTTTCGTCGTCAACATGGCGTCGCTGCTTTTGACCGGAAACGACGTCGAGCCCAAGGATGCCTGGAAGGCCCTTTTGCCCAACGCCAACTCGGTGACCGGGCCGGCCGAACCCTCGGTCTTCGCCAAGCGCTCGGAGAAGGATCCCCGCCGCGGCGAGGCCACTCCTCAAATCCTCGAGGCGATCGGAGTGCTGGCCAATGAGTCGATGGCCCGCAAGCAGGATTCCGAATCGGGCTGGTGGAACCGGCGGGTGCTGCGCCATGGCGCGATCGACTTGGAGCAGTTGCAAAAGTCCAATATCGATGTCGTCAAGAAGGCGCTGGCGGCCGCCAAGTCCAAGCCCGCGGCCAGCGCTTTCGAAGTGCTCAAGTCGCTGAGCCTCGAGGGCGACGAGGCCCAGGCCCGCGACTGGATGCTCTCCAGCCCGAACGCCATCGAGCTCAATTCCATCGGCGTCGAAACCGACGCCGAGCTGCGGGCCACCGCGCTCTTGCATTTCGCCGACGGGCGGCTGTTCCGGCGGGCCCAAATGTTGGCTTCGGCCCAAAGTATCCTGAACGGGCTGCAGAATTCGCCATTTGTCCAGGCCAAGGCCAAGGCTCTTCTCGAAACGATGGGCGGAAAGGGGACCTTCGGCTCGAAGGTCGAGGCCTTTCTTCCCCATTTCACCGAGCAAGTCGCCCATCCCGCCACCTTGATCGCGATGGGCGGAGCGCCCTTCCTCGGCGCCGCCGCCGAGGGTGCGGGTTTGCTTGGCTTGAGCAGGTTCGCGCGAGTCTTGGGCGGAAGCGGAAGAGTCAACTTCGCCGGCCGCTGGCTGGCCGGCGGCGGTGGCCTTGCCGGCGAAGCCTTTGCTTTCACCGCTCTCCATCAAGCCGGAGCTTCGGCGGTTCACGACCCGAACAAGGTCATGGCCAACTTCGGCAACGAATTTCTTTCGGGCCTGATGCTTTTCGGCGCGATGCGGATGAGCCATGCCGTCGTCAACCCGCTCAGCGCCCGGGTCTTCACCAAGACGCCGACCGAAACCCAATTGCTCACTTCGCCGACCGGCCGGGTGCTGCTCAATCCGCGCTGGGGCGGGGGCGAGGCCAACTGGCTCTCCCGCAACGTGGCCATTCCCTTCGTCAACCACGGCACCGGCGTCCTCGCGATGCACGGAGCCAACAGCCTGGCGCGCCATTGGGACTTGATGCCCGACGACGGCAAGGACGGTTTCTCCCATTTCCTCGAAAGCGGCCTGGCTTACGCTCAAGCCACCATCGGCTTCAACTTGGCCAACCGCATGACGATGGGCCGCCTTCAGGGCGGCTTGGGCGAAGCCAAGCTCCGGTTGGACAGCTTCGGCCGGGAACCGGTCAAAAAGACGGGGCTCGCTCCGGGTCAGGCCTTCAATTTCAACGGTAAATGGAAGATCGAAAAGGCCGGCGAGCAAAAAGCGATCTGGATCGGCAGCAGCCCCGGCCGCCGCAAAGGCGTCGAGTATCTCGACGGCTACGCCAAGCTCAACGTCGGGGTCGAGGACACCGTTTCGGAATACCACGCGGTCCTGGTCCGCGACCGCAGCGGCAGCTTTTGGTACGTCGCCGATGCCGGCAGCACCTACGGGACCTTCGTCGGCACCCGCCGGCTGGCGCCGGGCGAGCACGCCCGCTTCAAGAACAATGAAGTCCTGCAGCTGGGCGATAGCTTTCAGCTGCGGATCGGCGTCGACGGCAAGCTTCTTTCGCCCGATCGCGGAGCTCATATCGTGGTCGATGTTCCTCAATCGCCCGCCCAAAAGCGCTTGGGACCGCCGCCCACCGCCGAGACCTTCCCCTTCGAAGCGCTTTACCCCGGCTTCGATCCGATGCCCTCCAAGGAGATCCAAGAAGCCATGGGGAGGCGAAACGAGGAGGTCAAGCCCCTGGCCTTCGAAGTGGCCCAGCTTAATTCGGTCAAAGGCGGCGAAGGCGTGAAACTGACCTCGGCGACGACCTTCTGGCGAAGCAAGTCGTCGACCTTGCAAATTTACGTCGACAAAAGAGGCCGTTTCGTCCTGGAAAACTTGAGCTTCGACACCCCGATCGAGGTCCATCGTCCGGCCCGGGGCCAGCAGGCCGAAGAGCGCTGGAACCTGATTCGCACCGACCCCAAGTTCATGTCCGAAGAGCAGAGGGTGGCGGGCCGTCAGGACTGGGTCTTTTTGGAGTCCGGCGACATCATCAGCATGGGCAACCAGAGCGTCGAGTTCATCGCCCACGACCTTCCGATCGCCGATAAAGTTCAAGCGTCCTCGCGGGCCCTGGGCCATAGCGAGCGGCCCCCGGCCCCCCGGGACTCGGTTCCGCCCGAAGACTTGGATCCGAACGGCGATCGCGTGACCGAGATCAATCTCAAGCGCGACCCCGATTTGGATCCGATGGGCGATCGCGTGACCGAGCTCAACCTCAAGCCGGTTTCGCCCGACGGCACTCATTCCGAAAATTCCGAGATCACCCAAGCCATTCGGCCTCGGCTGACCAACGTCGATCGCCTCAATGGCCCCTTGCCCGATGAATACCGCAATGGCATCCCGGCCAACACGCCGGTCTTCCAGCTGCTGCTCAACGGCGAGGTGATCGGCTCCGGCGATCCGCTCAACACCAGCTACTTGATCGGTCACAAGCCCGACGTCCACGGATCCTACCAATCCTCCTTTGCGATCGGCGGCCGCCTTCTGGAGGCGACTCATGCCGAGATATTCCTGGCCCGAACGCCGAGCGGCGAGGGTTATCAATGGTATTTGACCGATAAGGACAGCGCTCAAGGGACCTTTCTGGGCGGTCGGGACGGGCGGAAGCTCGACTCCGGAGCCGGCCGAGAATTCATTCCGCTCCAATCCGGCAGCACCTTCAGTCTCGGCGCTCCGGCCGGTAAAAACGACGCGATCGAGCTCACCTTCCGGTTGCCGTGGTCGGCGACGAGCATCGATCCGGCCAAGCCGGCCGAGGTGTTTCCGCTCAAGCTCCTTCGAGATTTTGCTCCCAACCAGGCGCCGATGGAATTGATCGATAATTTCGGCAACGTGGTCTTCACCGCCGATCGCAAGACCACCCGTTATATCTTTGGCAAGAATCCCGACCCCCGCGAGACTCCCAACACCCGGACGGTCAGCTTGGACTACGTTCGGGACCCGTCTCGAATCGCCGACGAACACTGCGAGATTTTCGTTTCGGAGTCCGGGAACTGGTACCTTCGCTCGCTGACACTCGAGGAAAAGATCTACATCGACGGCCAGGAAGTGATCCCGGGAGCCACCGTTCCGATTCGGCCCGAAGCCGAGATCGCCCTAGGCGGTGAGAAGGACAAGAGGCAGGGCCACGGCATCACCTTCCGGCTCCGGAAAGAAAATTACGCCACCGAGTCCGACAGCGAGACGCCGACCGTGCGGCCGGCGCCGCCGGACGGCAAGGCCGCCCGCCCCGCCGCGGCCCCGCCTCCCCGCCGGGCCCCATCGGAAGGGGATTTCAACGGCGGGGGTGTCAGCGACACTCTGATCATGCAGGCCTCCGCCACCGAAAAGCTGGCCCGTCAGTCGGTGGAGATGGAAGAGCCGCCGCCACCGCCGCAGCGTCCCCGGCAAGCTTCCCGGCCTCCGCAGACCGGCGGCTCCGGCCCCCACATCATGCGCCGTAGCCAGCCTCCCCAACCGCCGGCGAAGCGCCCCCCGGCGCCGCCCCTGGCCGAAAAGCCAAAAGAGCCGGCGGCTCCGGCCCCGCGCAATGAGGCCGATTTCGGCGAGCTCAACACCGAGGCTCCGGCCGCGCCGGTGGCGCCCAGCGGTGCCCGACAAACCGCCTCTCAAGAAATGCCGCCGCCGGCCCCCGACCTGACTCAACCGGTGATTCCGCGCCACTCGCCGGTGCCCAAAGAGGCTTTGCACTCCGAGCCGATTCCGCCGGCGCCCCCGGCGGCGGACGTCAAGCTTGCTCCCAGCCCAAGCCCGCTGGAGGCCGCCATCGCCGCCGCCCAGCCGCCCAAGCCGGTGGACCCGAGCTTGACCACGGTGCACCCCGACCTTCGCTCCCAGAATCTGCTCGACTCGATCTCGAGTTGGCTGACTTCCGACAAGGAGAGGCTGAAGAAAAAAGTCAATGAGATCAAGACGTTCCCGCGACATGAACCGAAAGAGGATTCCCTTTCTTCCAGCTCGGTGACCCTGCCCCTGTTCCTCGGCCAAGTCCTGAAGCGGGAAGGCGAGGTGAAATTCTCCGATCCGACCAAGGCCGTCCTCAAGGGGTTGATCGATGCCAAGGTCGGCGGGGATTTCGGCCAAGTCTACGACGTCAGCTTCGACGGCAAGACCTTGTTCTACGGTTCCCAAGGCTTCAGCGACCCCAACACCTCCTTGACCCTGAAAATCAAGCCCGGCGCCGAGGCCGAGGTTTTGCGGGGCCTGCATGAAAAGCTCCTGACCTTGGACGTGCCGGTCCAGATCACGGCGCCGCTCTCGACTAGCACCGAGGCCCCTTCGACTTATTTGGGCATCCTCTACCGGGCCCAAGACGCGGCCAAGGTCCACCAGGCGGTGCGGAACTTCGCCCAGGATCATTCAGCCGCCTTGGGCATGGGCAACTTGCCCTTCACTCATATGCTGCGGGGGGAGAATGGCCGGCCGATCACCGGAAGCGGCGTGATGGAATACTTCGTCGATGGGAAAGTGCCGAACCCCTTGGATCATCGCTTCCGGGCCATGGTCCTGGGTAGCTTCAACTCCTACGCCAAAAAAGCCCAGGCCGAAAACAAGTACGAGCAGCTAAAACACTTCCAGACCGCCCTCGCTTTGTACCAGCAAGCCGGCTACGACCTGGCCAATGCCGGTTTCCGTGCGGGCAGCCTCGACGGCACCCACGCGCCATTGCGGACCGAGCTCTACTTTCCCGAATAGAACTCGGCCGGCACCTTCTCGTCCAAACCGTAGATCAAGCTGTAGAGATAATAGGAGCGCAGGACCTTGCGCACGTAGTCTTGGGTCTCGGCGTAGGGGATTTCCTCGACGAATTCCTGCCAATCGCGGCCCGGCCGGGCCTTCTTCCAGCGCTCCACCGCCTCGGGTCCGGCATTGTAGCTGGCGATCGTCTCGATGAGATTGCCCGAGAAGCGCTTGAGGTTCATCGCCAAATATTGAACGCCGTACTCGACGTTGACCACCGGCCGGTAAAGGTCCTCGGGGCTGAAGGCGGAGCGGCGGAGAAAGGCCGCGATCTCGGAGCCGGTCGGCGGAATGATCTGCATCAGGCCGATGGCGTTGGCCGGGCTGACGACCTGAGGCCGGAAGCGGCTTTCCTCGCGCATGATCGCCCAGGCCAAGGCCGGCGGAATGTGGCGGGTCTGGGCGAAAAGCGTGACGAGGGTCGCGTAGGCCGGAGGGTACTTCAGGTTCCAGGAGCCGGAGTCTTGGGCGGTGGCTCCGGTTCCGTTGCGGATCTCCGAGAAATCCTCCAAAACCGATTCGCGGGCGGCGACGAAGTCGAGCTCGGCTAGGAAGTCTTCCCACAAGCCGACCAAGAGCAGCTCCTTCAATCGTCGCAGCGACTCCTTGCCACCCGGCGAATCGAGCTCGCCCATGGCGAAGGGCTCGGGAACTTTGAGCCGAGGCAGACTCTGAACGGCGCCGCGGCGCGGAGCCTGGGTCGGCTCGTTGAGCTTTTCCAGCCGCTTCAGGCTGAGCAGGGCGTAATAGGAAAGATTTTCGTCATCGGCCAAGTCCGAATAGATCGCCTTGGCCTCGGTGTTGCGGTTCAAGGCCTCCAACGAACGGGCCCGCCAATAGGCCGCCCGCTTTTCCGATTTTTCCCGGGCCGCCTTGGCCTGCAGCTCGCCGAAGCGGGCTTCGGCCTCGGCGTAATTCTCCAGCCGATAATTGTTCCAGGCCAAAAACCATTCGACGCTCGCGCGGCGGGGATGGGTCGGATAGGCCGCGAGCAGCTCGACGAAGAGCTGGTTGGCGTCCTCGAGCTTGCCCTGGTCCATCTTGAGGAAGGCGATCTTGTAGGCGTTTTCGGCGTCGACGCCGAGCTCGCGGTAAACCGCGATCGCCGAATCGAATTGATCGCTCCGCGAATAGGAGCGGGCCAGGTCGCCCAAGTCGTCCTCCCCGCCGAAGCCCGAGGCCGGATCGGCTCGCATCTCCTCGAAGAGGACCGCGGCTTCGCGGTAGCGCCGGGCCTTGTAATAGGCTTGGGCCAGCTGCTTCTTGAGGGAGAGCGGGGCCGGCGCCGAGAGCCGGACGGCTTCCTCGAGATCGACGGCGGCGAGATCGGGCCGCTTGCGCTCCAAGAGCAGCTCGGCCCGAGCTATGTGCTCGCCGGCGCCGACGCGGTACTCCGGATCGGCTTCTTTTAAAGCGGCGAGGATTTGTCCGCTGAGCTCGCCTTCGGGCTCGGAGCGATAGAGCGAGAGTAGTCCGGCCATGGCCTCGGCTTTGTCGCCGAGCTCCAGCAGGCAGCGGGCCCGGTCGAAGCGCAGCCGATAAGTTTTGGCCGGCGAGGGCTCGGTCTGGATGAGGGCGTTGAGACGGTCGACGGCTTGGCCCCGATCGCCGGTCTTGCAATAGGCCAGGGCCAGATCGCGCGAGACCTTGGCCGTCAAATTGGGCGGCAAGCTTTGGCTCGACAGCTCGGTGAGAAGCGGAATCGCCTCCTTGGCTTGACCCGATTCGCGCAAAGCCAGCGCCCGGTAATAGACGATGTAATCCTTGAGCGGTCCCTTGGGATCGAGCTCGCCGAAGAGCTTGGCGGCCTTGGCTTTGTCGCCGGAGTGGAGCTCGACGTAGGCTTGGATGAACCGCAGCCTCTCTTTCCAGGGGCCCTTGGCTTTCTTGCCGAGCAAGCCTTCCAAGACCGATTCGGCATCGCTGAAACGGCCGCTGAAGACCAGGCCGGTGAGGGTGAGCTCGGAAGTCTCGGCCGGCTTTTTCTTGGCTGCCGCCGGCAGCGGAGACAAGAGGGACAGGATGAGGAGGGACAAGAGGGCTGCACGCATGCCCGCCTTCTTACCATCAATGTCATCCTGAGCGAAGCGAAGGATCTGTGACTGGCCAAGAAGCTTAGGGCTCCAGCGCTCCTTCGTTCCCTCGGAATTCCCATTACTGGATCGAAGTGATTAAGGCCCTTCGAAGACCTTGGCAGGTCGCAGATCCTTCGCTTCGCTCAGGATGACACTTAGAACGAGGTCCCCAGCGACAAGATAATGGTGCCGTTGGTGATGGCGCTGTTGGTGATCGGGTCATTCAAGCCGCGGATGAATTGCCGCCCGACGACGATGATGCCGTAGCCCAGCCGGGCCGTGATCGGCAGGCCGTAGCCCAGCACGAAGTCGCCCCGCAGCTCGGCGCCGACGCCCAAGAGGAAGTTGTCGAAGTCGATGTCGCCGTTCCAGACCGATCCATAGTCGGCGAAGAACACCATGTACATCTTGTTGAGATGGATCGGCGTCGTGCCCAGGCCGCGCTGGGGGTAGATCAGCGGCAAGCGGTATTCTCCGCTCATCAGCATTCCCCGCTCGCCGGCGAAGGTGATGTTGGGGAGGCCGCGGAGGGTGAAGAGCCGAGGGGTCACCGCGGCCAGGGTACCTTCGCCCAAGGCGCTACCGAGGCGGAAGGTGCCCTGGAGCAGCTTGTCGCCCCAGGCGATGCCGCCGGCCAAGCGGAAGGCCAGGACGTGGCCGTCGAGCGGCAGCGGGACGTACTCCCGGAGGTCGCCCTGGAAGATGATCTGCTCGTTGTTGGGCGAGGAGCCCAGGGCTTGGTCGGTGGCCTCGAAGTTCATTTGGATGCGAGGGCCGCCCTCCAAGCTGATGCTCTTCGGAAACTGATCGACCCGGGTGAAGCTATAGCGCAGTCCGAAGCCCGAGAAATTGCCCAAGGTCGGGGGCAAGATCGCGCCGGGCGGGATCGCCGACTCAGCCGAGCGGTTTTCGAAGAAATAATAGCCTGACAGGCTGTGCCGGCCGGTGCCGAGGGTGGCGCCGGCCGCGACCCGGCGGCGTTCCTCGAAGAAGCTTTCGCCGATGCCGAAGATGTCGCCGTAGTCGACGACGAAGTCGAAGAAATTGACGAAGAGCGACGGCTTCAGCCGGTTATAGGAATACATGAACTGGCCGCCAAGGAAGTTGGCGTCGGTCCGGTAGTTGATGCCGCCGGTCCAACGGTGCCAGCCCAGCGGGTCGGCGCTGCCGATGTCAGCGGTGATCGTCACGCTGTCGCCGAAGTAGATGTTCGGCATGATGTAGCGCGGGATGAAGAGCTTCTTGAACGGGTTGTATTTCTTGGGAGTCAGTTCAGCGGGAGGCGGTTCGAGCGTCGCGGTCTCTTCGCCCTCCCCCCCTGCGGGGGGGCCATCAGGGGAAACTGGCGACTTAATGTCGCCAGGCGGAGAGGGTGCGGGCACGGCGCTAGCGACGCTGGTGGAGGTCGCGTCGCCCCCCTCTCCCGTCCTTCGGCCACCCTCCCCCGCAAGGGGGGAGGGCGATTTCGGTGCCAGCGGATCTCCCACCGCCAAATCGCCTTGCGCCGGCGCGGCCGGGACCGCTTCG from bacterium encodes the following:
- a CDS encoding FHA domain-containing protein, with product MRENQAFFKEVLDLFDPQDPEKIPLKFKSGDPESRSEAVVHPNGEVEVSFVIPLDSDADPENGRVYLRDTFVFDSSEKKLKSYQRAFDYNGKGEGNWAAWLEKYRETLKQPRGIDDKTVQDFAFSAGTSFGRALTDADGKTLEDFAKAYKREHEYLDLNHHMVEVNWQDLNYKLKDKANHYTLVRKDGQIHITFNMTIDGDDDPANGRLILSDTISVDEKTWKLTNFTRQWKPAHELADSEEWKAAAERMNQIWAETPADEKAKVAEKGQAFVVNMASLLLTGNDVEPKDAWKALLPNANSVTGPAEPSVFAKRSEKDPRRGEATPQILEAIGVLANESMARKQDSESGWWNRRVLRHGAIDLEQLQKSNIDVVKKALAAAKSKPAASAFEVLKSLSLEGDEAQARDWMLSSPNAIELNSIGVETDAELRATALLHFADGRLFRRAQMLASAQSILNGLQNSPFVQAKAKALLETMGGKGTFGSKVEAFLPHFTEQVAHPATLIAMGGAPFLGAAAEGAGLLGLSRFARVLGGSGRVNFAGRWLAGGGGLAGEAFAFTALHQAGASAVHDPNKVMANFGNEFLSGLMLFGAMRMSHAVVNPLSARVFTKTPTETQLLTSPTGRVLLNPRWGGGEANWLSRNVAIPFVNHGTGVLAMHGANSLARHWDLMPDDGKDGFSHFLESGLAYAQATIGFNLANRMTMGRLQGGLGEAKLRLDSFGREPVKKTGLAPGQAFNFNGKWKIEKAGEQKAIWIGSSPGRRKGVEYLDGYAKLNVGVEDTVSEYHAVLVRDRSGSFWYVADAGSTYGTFVGTRRLAPGEHARFKNNEVLQLGDSFQLRIGVDGKLLSPDRGAHIVVDVPQSPAQKRLGPPPTAETFPFEALYPGFDPMPSKEIQEAMGRRNEEVKPLAFEVAQLNSVKGGEGVKLTSATTFWRSKSSTLQIYVDKRGRFVLENLSFDTPIEVHRPARGQQAEERWNLIRTDPKFMSEEQRVAGRQDWVFLESGDIISMGNQSVEFIAHDLPIADKVQASSRALGHSERPPAPRDSVPPEDLDPNGDRVTEINLKRDPDLDPMGDRVTELNLKPVSPDGTHSENSEITQAIRPRLTNVDRLNGPLPDEYRNGIPANTPVFQLLLNGEVIGSGDPLNTSYLIGHKPDVHGSYQSSFAIGGRLLEATHAEIFLARTPSGEGYQWYLTDKDSAQGTFLGGRDGRKLDSGAGREFIPLQSGSTFSLGAPAGKNDAIELTFRLPWSATSIDPAKPAEVFPLKLLRDFAPNQAPMELIDNFGNVVFTADRKTTRYIFGKNPDPRETPNTRTVSLDYVRDPSRIADEHCEIFVSESGNWYLRSLTLEEKIYIDGQEVIPGATVPIRPEAEIALGGEKDKRQGHGITFRLRKENYATESDSETPTVRPAPPDGKAARPAAAPPPRRAPSEGDFNGGGVSDTLIMQASATEKLARQSVEMEEPPPPPQRPRQASRPPQTGGSGPHIMRRSQPPQPPAKRPPAPPLAEKPKEPAAPAPRNEADFGELNTEAPAAPVAPSGARQTASQEMPPPAPDLTQPVIPRHSPVPKEALHSEPIPPAPPAADVKLAPSPSPLEAAIAAAQPPKPVDPSLTTVHPDLRSQNLLDSISSWLTSDKERLKKKVNEIKTFPRHEPKEDSLSSSSVTLPLFLGQVLKREGEVKFSDPTKAVLKGLIDAKVGGDFGQVYDVSFDGKTLFYGSQGFSDPNTSLTLKIKPGAEAEVLRGLHEKLLTLDVPVQITAPLSTSTEAPSTYLGILYRAQDAAKVHQAVRNFAQDHSAALGMGNLPFTHMLRGENGRPITGSGVMEYFVDGKVPNPLDHRFRAMVLGSFNSYAKKAQAENKYEQLKHFQTALALYQQAGYDLANAGFRAGSLDGTHAPLRTELYFPE
- a CDS encoding transglycosylase SLT domain-containing protein is translated as MRAALLSLLILSLLSPLPAAAKKKPAETSELTLTGLVFSGRFSDAESVLEGLLGKKAKGPWKERLRFIQAYVELHSGDKAKAAKLFGELDPKGPLKDYIVYYRALALRESGQAKEAIPLLTELSSQSLPPNLTAKVSRDLALAYCKTGDRGQAVDRLNALIQTEPSPAKTYRLRFDRARCLLELGDKAEAMAGLLSLYRSEPEGELSGQILAALKEADPEYRVGAGEHIARAELLLERKRPDLAAVDLEEAVRLSAPAPLSLKKQLAQAYYKARRYREAAVLFEEMRADPASGFGGEDDLGDLARSYSRSDQFDSAIAVYRELGVDAENAYKIAFLKMDQGKLEDANQLFVELLAAYPTHPRRASVEWFLAWNNYRLENYAEAEARFGELQAKAAREKSEKRAAYWRARSLEALNRNTEAKAIYSDLADDENLSYYALLSLKRLEKLNEPTQAPRRGAVQSLPRLKVPEPFAMGELDSPGGKESLRRLKELLLVGLWEDFLAELDFVAARESVLEDFSEIRNGTGATAQDSGSWNLKYPPAYATLVTLFAQTRHIPPALAWAIMREESRFRPQVVSPANAIGLMQIIPPTGSEIAAFLRRSAFSPEDLYRPVVNVEYGVQYLAMNLKRFSGNLIETIASYNAGPEAVERWKKARPGRDWQEFVEEIPYAETQDYVRKVLRSYYLYSLIYGLDEKVPAEFYSGK